Genomic DNA from Desulfuromonas versatilis:
TCAGTGCTGCGTTCGGATGTCCTGCGCAAGGGACTCGCGGGGATCAGCCCCGAGGTGCATCGGGCCGATGTCTTCGGCAAGGGGATCTACAGCCAGGCAATGACCCGCCGTACTTATGATCACTTGCTTGAGCAGGCCCTGGATGAGGTCTCTACGAACGGTTCCGCGCTGGTTGACGCCTCCTTCGGCCGGCGCTCCGAGCGCGAAAAATTCCGCCGGGCCGCCGCCGCGGCCGGCATCCCCTGCCTGACCCTCTACATGCGCTGCGATCGTCCGACCCAGTTGAATCGCCTGGTGGCCAGGCAGAGTCAAGCGGATGCCTCCGACGGCCGCCCCGAGCTGCGCGACCGGCAGGAGAAACACTTTGAATCGCCGGAAGGGGAAACCGGCCTGATCGTGGTCGACACTGCCCATGATGTCGATTATAATGCCAACCTCATTCTCGCCCAAATCCTTGAAAAGGCAGGGACCCGCCAATGAAGGGAGCGAACCCAAGCCATATCCGCCAGGCCTGGCTGTTTTTCTTTCTGCTCGGGGTAGTGATGCTCAACTATCCCATGATCCATATTTTCAACAAAATCACTCTCATAATTGGAGTGCCGGCCCTGGTGCTGTATTTCATGATCGGCTGGCCTGCTTCGATCGCCGTGATCTATATATTCTGCCGGAAAATCCGCGCCAGTGATGCCGAGGATTCCGGAGAACCCCCGGGGGACAACCAGGAATGATCCCTGTTTCCACCGTAGCCGCCATCTCCCTGCTCTATTTCGTGCTGCTGTTCGCCGTGGCCTTCTACGCCGACCAGCGCCGGGAGCAGAACAGGAGCATCATCTCCAATGCCAACATCTATTCGCTGTCGCTGGCGGTCTATGCCACCTCCTGGACCTTTTACGGCAGCGTCGGACGGGCAGCCACCACCGGTCTGGACTTTCTTCCGGTCTACCTCGGCCCGACCCTGATCGCCTTCATCTGGTGGTTTCTGCTGCGCAAAATGGTGCGCATCAGCAAAGAACACAATATTGTCAGTATCGCCGATTTCATCTCGAGCCGGTACGGCAAATCGATCCTTCTGGGGGGATCGGTCACCGTGTTCGCGGTGCTGGGGATCATGCCCTACATCGCTTTGCAGCTCAAGGCTGTGGCCCACACCTTCGATCTGCTGTCCCTGCCCCCCGATGCAGGGGGCAGGGGTGTCCAGAGCCTCATCCCCGAGCTGCCCGCCTACATCGACACCGGCTTCATCGTGGCGCTTTTTCTGGCGCTGTTCGGCGTCCTGTTCGGCGCCCGCCACCTGGACGCCTCCGAACGCCATGAGGGCCTGGTTGCCGCCATTGCCCTGGAGTCCCTGGTCAAGCTGCTCGCTTTCGTGGCCGTGGGCGTGTTTGTGACCTACGGGCTTTTCGACGGGTTCACCGATATCTTCTCCCGCTTCCTTGCCGAATTCCCGGACCGCTCCCACCTGCTGCTGCTCGACACCCAGCAGATCCCCTACATCAAGTGGTTCTCCCTGACCTTCGTCTCGATGATGGCCTTCATGTTCCTGCCCCGGCAGTTTCACATCATGGTCATTGAAAACTCGGACGAGTCCCACATCCAAAGCGCCATGTGGAAATTCCCCGCCTACATGTTCCTGATCAACCTGTTCGTCATCCCCATCGCCCTGGGCGGACTGCTTCTCAATGACGGCGACACCAGCCTTGCCGACTATTTCGTCATTCACCTGCCGCTGGCCAACGGCCAGCCCTGGCTGGCCATGCTGGTGTTCATCGGTGGATTTTCGGCCTCGGCGGGCATGGTCATGGTAGAATCGGTGGCCCTCTCCACCATGATTCTCAACCACCTGGTGATGCCCTTCATCATCCGCTTCAGCATCCAGGGTTCAGACATCTCGGGACTGCTGATCAACATCAAGCGGGTGGGAATCGTGGCGGTCATTTTCCTGGGGTATCTCTACTACCGCATCATCGGCGATTCTGCGGCCCTGGTGAACATCGGGCTGATCTCCTTTATCGCCGCCACGCAGTTCGCCCCCGCGGTGATCGGCGGTCTCTACTGGCGCAGGGCGACCCTGCTCGGGGCAGCCACCGGGTTGATCCTGGGATTCGTGGTCTGGTTTTACACCCTGCTGATCCCTTCCTTCGTGCGCTCCGGATGGTTGGAGAGCGACATCCTGGAACAGGGCCTGTTCGGCCTGAGCGCATTGCGCCCCCTCGAACTGTTCGGCCTGAGCGGATTCGACATCTGGTCCCATTCGCTGTTCTGGACGCTGTTCTTCAACATCGGCGCCTTCCTGGCGTTTTCCCTGTTCACCGCCCCCGGCAGGGCCGAGCTCGAGCAGGCCAGAAAGTTCGTCGACGTGTTCGGCAAGCCGGCGGAGACCGGCCCGCGCAAACGCTTCAGCAAAGCGCCTTCGATCATGGAGTTTGTCGAGCTGATGACCAAGTTCATTGGTGAGAAACAGGCCCATGCCGCCATCGCCGAATATCTGGGCGATCGCGAAATCGATGCCAAGGGGAGCCTCTCCGAATATGAAATCCCCGGCCTGAAGCGCTTTACCGAACGAACCCTGGCCGGCTCGGTCGGCGCTGCTCCGGCGCGGATCATCATCGAAAACTACCTGGCCACCAAGGGGAGCCAGATGGAGGACGTGTTCGACGTTTTCGGCACGGTCTCTCTCAGCCGCACCGCCAGCCGGGAGCAGTTGAGCGTTCTCTACGAGGCGGCCCGCATCGTCGCCAGCGGCGGCGAGCTCCAGGTGATCATGGACAAGATCCTCGAGATCTTCAAGTAGCAGTTCAAGTTCGACCTCTGCGTGATCCGGCTGCTGGACGAGGAGCGCATGTCCCTTACGGTGCGCAGCCAAAAAGGGATGAGTTCCGAGCACCTGGGCGAATCGGAGCGGGAGCTGAGCATGGATACCTACATCGGCTCCGCCTTTCTGACCAACTCGGTGACCATGGCCAACGACACCGACTGGCTGGAAAAGCCCGCTACCGCGGTGATCATCCACCGCGAGGGGATCAAATCCTTCGCCCATGCCCCGATCACCATCGAGGGCCAGCCCATCGGGGTCCTTTCGGCCTTCTCCAGATCGGCCAAGGGGATTTTCACCGAGGAGTTCCTGGAGCTGTTCAGCAACCTGGCCAGCCAGGTCGGAGTCGCGGTGCGCAACGCCCAGCAAACCAACAAGCTGATCTCCGCCCGGGAGAGAGAGCGCGAAATGCAGATCGCCAAAACCATTCAACTCGGCCTGTTGCCGGACCGAACCCCCGACCTGGCGGGAATCGGCCTGGCTGGCATCTGTGTGCCGGCCAAGGAGGTCGGGGGCGATTATTACGACTTTCTTACGCGCAGCGCCACCGAACTCGACCTGGTGATCGCCGATGTTTCGGGACACAATGTCGGCGCAGCCCTGATCATGGCCGAGACTCGCACCTTCATCCAGGCCCGCGCCACCGAGATCGAAAACCCTCGGGATATCATGGGCGCCCTCAACGAATTCTTTTTCGAGGACCTGACCCGGGCGGAATTGTTCATCACCATGTTTTACCTGCGCTTTGACAGCAATTCGCGCAAGCTTCGCTTTGCCAGTGCCGGCCACAGCCCGCCGCTGATCTGGCGGCCCGGAGCCGAGGCCTGCGAAAGGCTTGACGCCGAGGGTCTGATCCTGGGGATTCGCCGCGGGGTCACCTTCGAGGAGCACGAGGTCCAGCTGCGGGCCGGTGATCTGCTGCTGCTTTATACCGACGGGGTTACGGAAGCCGAAAGCGGCAACGGGGAGTTTTTCGGAGAAGAGCGGCTCTGCACCCTGCTGCGCGAGCACCACGGCAAATCACCCCAGGAGCTGATCGACACCATCCTCGACCAGGTGCGGCTCTTTTCGGGGGTGCAAACCTTTACCGACGATGTCTCCCTGGTGGTCATGCGAGTGGCTTGAGAGCAGGATTCTCAACTGAACCGTGGTCTTCTGGGGCTGACCTGTGGTATCTTTAAGCAAGCATCTAACTAGCTAAAAATATTGCCGGCCCCGGGCATTTTTCGGAACCTTCGGCCGATCGGCGGGCGGGCAGGCCAAATTTTCATAAGAGTGAACCGGCGGGGAGACGAAGTGCCTCGTGCCGGACCATGACAGGGAGGAGACAACTGATGATGGTAAAAATCGAGGAAAAAGGGTCGGTAATTCTCATCGAAGTCAAGGAAGAGCGGCTCGATGCCCACAACAGCGGGGAGTTGAAAACCCAGATGCTCAACCTCTTCGAAGAGGGAAAGAACGACATCGTGGTCGATCTCGGCGATGTACGTTTTGTCGACTCTTCCGGGCTGGGGGCCCTGGTATCCGGCTTCAAGAACGCCAGTGCCCGCAATGGGAACCTCAAGCTTTGCGGCCTGCAACCGCAGGTCAAATCGATGTTCGAACTGACCCGGCTGCATCGGGTATTCGAAATCTTTCCAGGCGCACAGGAGGCGCTGGACAGCTTCTAGCGGGTCGTAGTGCCGGCTTTCGGAAAAATCGAGCATTGCCACATCCGGGCGGCGGTCTCCAGACCGCCCCTCAGTGGAAAACCCGGCGTTGCCCAAGTGGAAAATCGCCTTCGGGGGGCCTATGAACGAAAAAATCGAGGTGGACATCCGGGTCCCGAACCAGACCCGCTACCTGGGGTTGATCGGCAAGATCGGTGAAGACATCGCCCGCACCCTGCGACGCTACAAGGGAGACCGGGAAGAGCTGGCCTATCACCTCAATCTGGTTCTGACCGAGGCCATGACCAATGCGATCCGCCACGCCAATGAGGACGACCCCAAAAAGGAGGTCCACATCGTCATCAGCATCCAGGATGAAAACCTCAATATCAAGGTCTTTGATCAAGGCCAGGGATTCGATGTCTGTGCCATCTCCACCCCCGATTTCAAAGGCCTGGACGAGCATGGCCGGGGCGTCTTCATCATCCGCACCCTGATGGATGAAGTGACCTATCGGAAACTTGACGGCGGCAACGTCCTGGAGATGATAAAAGCCCTCCGCTAAGAGTCAGGTACTCCCTTCCCCCTGCCCCCCCGGCATTCCCAGCACCCATTCGACAAGCTCCCCGTGCCCGGAAATCGTCCGGGCCCCCTCGGCCTGCCACTTGTAAGCCGCAAAAGGCACACCGGCGCTCCGGGCGGCATCCCGGTCCAATTCCGAATCACCGACAAACAGCAGCTCGTTCATGCCAAGGCCCAGCTCGCGGGCGGCCATCAGCAGCATATCCGGATAAGGCTTGGGCCGGGGTACATGGCGGCAGGTGACTACCGCGCTGAAGTAGCGGGAAAGATCGAAATATTCCAGGATCTCCGGCATGCTGGTGCCGCGGTTGGTGGCGACCGCCAAGGGCATCTTTGCCGAAAGGAGACTGAGCGCCTCGGCCATGCCTGGTTCGGGGGTCATATGCGGAATGAACCGGCGGTAATTCATGGCCGCGGCCACCTCGAGGGCCCGTACCGCCAGGGCCGGCCCCAACAGCACCTCGAACACCCGGGGGCTGGCGGCGGTGTGACAGAGATGGGCCCTCTCCCGGTCATCCGGGGATACCGGCGCGACCCCGAACTCATCCAGCACCGCATTGTAATAGGCCAGGTTGGCCTGGCGGCTTTCGAAAAGCACCCCGTCACAGTCGAAAATGATTCCCCGTGGTCCGATCATGGCTGAATTATTCGCCTCCGGCAGTAAAGGATTCCAGCCACTCCAATCAGAACCATCGGGATCGACAGCAGTTGCCCCATGGTTGCGCCGGCCCAGAGAAATCCCAGGTGGGCATCGGGTTGCCGGAAAAACTCGACGATAACCCGAAATCCGCCGTAAAGGGCAAAGAAGCTGAAAAACGGAACTCCGTGGGGCGCCTTGCGGGAATGCAGCCACCAGAGCACGGCGAACAGGACGGCCCCTTCGAGAAACGCCTCGTAGAGCTGGCTGGGGTGCCGGGGCTCGGGGCCGGCCCCGGGGAACACCATCCCCCAGGGGACATCGGTTACCCGCCCCCACAGCTCGCCGTTGATGAAGTTGCCGATCCTGCCCAGCCCCAGACCGATGGAGGCTGCGGTGACCAGGATATCGCCGACCAGCAGGGGCGGGAACTTGCGCCGC
This window encodes:
- a CDS encoding sodium:solute symporter family protein, translating into MIPVSTVAAISLLYFVLLFAVAFYADQRREQNRSIISNANIYSLSLAVYATSWTFYGSVGRAATTGLDFLPVYLGPTLIAFIWWFLLRKMVRISKEHNIVSIADFISSRYGKSILLGGSVTVFAVLGIMPYIALQLKAVAHTFDLLSLPPDAGGRGVQSLIPELPAYIDTGFIVALFLALFGVLFGARHLDASERHEGLVAAIALESLVKLLAFVAVGVFVTYGLFDGFTDIFSRFLAEFPDRSHLLLLDTQQIPYIKWFSLTFVSMMAFMFLPRQFHIMVIENSDESHIQSAMWKFPAYMFLINLFVIPIALGGLLLNDGDTSLADYFVIHLPLANGQPWLAMLVFIGGFSASAGMVMVESVALSTMILNHLVMPFIIRFSIQGSDISGLLINIKRVGIVAVIFLGYLYYRIIGDSAALVNIGLISFIAATQFAPAVIGGLYWRRATLLGAATGLILGFVVWFYTLLIPSFVRSGWLESDILEQGLFGLSALRPLELFGLSGFDIWSHSLFWTLFFNIGAFLAFSLFTAPGRAELEQARKFVDVFGKPAETGPRKRFSKAPSIMEFVELMTKFIGEKQAHAAIAEYLGDREIDAKGSLSEYEIPGLKRFTERTLAGSVGAAPARIIIENYLATKGSQMEDVFDVFGTVSLSRTASREQLSVLYEAARIVASGGELQVIMDKILEIFK
- a CDS encoding PP2C family protein-serine/threonine phosphatase, yielding MIRLLDEERMSLTVRSQKGMSSEHLGESERELSMDTYIGSAFLTNSVTMANDTDWLEKPATAVIIHREGIKSFAHAPITIEGQPIGVLSAFSRSAKGIFTEEFLELFSNLASQVGVAVRNAQQTNKLISAREREREMQIAKTIQLGLLPDRTPDLAGIGLAGICVPAKEVGGDYYDFLTRSATELDLVIADVSGHNVGAALIMAETRTFIQARATEIENPRDIMGALNEFFFEDLTRAELFITMFYLRFDSNSRKLRFASAGHSPPLIWRPGAEACERLDAEGLILGIRRGVTFEEHEVQLRAGDLLLLYTDGVTEAESGNGEFFGEERLCTLLREHHGKSPQELIDTILDQVRLFSGVQTFTDDVSLVVMRVA
- a CDS encoding STAS domain-containing protein, whose translation is MMVKIEEKGSVILIEVKEERLDAHNSGELKTQMLNLFEEGKNDIVVDLGDVRFVDSSGLGALVSGFKNASARNGNLKLCGLQPQVKSMFELTRLHRVFEIFPGAQEALDSF
- a CDS encoding ATP-binding protein — protein: MNEKIEVDIRVPNQTRYLGLIGKIGEDIARTLRRYKGDREELAYHLNLVLTEAMTNAIRHANEDDPKKEVHIVISIQDENLNIKVFDQGQGFDVCAISTPDFKGLDEHGRGVFIIRTLMDEVTYRKLDGGNVLEMIKALR
- a CDS encoding HAD family hydrolase encodes the protein MIGPRGIIFDCDGVLFESRQANLAYYNAVLDEFGVAPVSPDDRERAHLCHTAASPRVFEVLLGPALAVRALEVAAAMNYRRFIPHMTPEPGMAEALSLLSAKMPLAVATNRGTSMPEILEYFDLSRYFSAVVTCRHVPRPKPYPDMLLMAARELGLGMNELLFVGDSELDRDAARSAGVPFAAYKWQAEGARTISGHGELVEWVLGMPGGQGEGST
- the lgt gene encoding prolipoprotein diacylglyceryl transferase; the encoded protein is MLTYPQIDPVIFSVGPLAVRWYGLMYLLGFLIAYFVIRALAAKRNIGLTGDTLSDLLFYCVLGVILGGRFGYTLFYNFSYYIRHPLEIFAVWEGGMSFHGGLLGVIVAASLFCLRRKFPPLLVGDILVTAASIGLGLGRIGNFINGELWGRVTDVPWGMVFPGAGPEPRHPSQLYEAFLEGAVLFAVLWWLHSRKAPHGVPFFSFFALYGGFRVIVEFFRQPDAHLGFLWAGATMGQLLSIPMVLIGVAGILYCRRRIIQP